One genomic region from bacterium encodes:
- a CDS encoding S49 family peptidase, whose product MRKLFILLILLLFLVMPAAAQSTLPRYDQRAGFLLAAPSAFDDGLLGFVNPATLGTLTLPELRLGFGTDAGDWNANRHWGLLTGARNAGFGWIRQGETDEYRFSLAGGDEGFSLGVGYGWTKGAPVNHTLVTIGSLIRPSRMVSIGLSGLFSQNHPEREGLFELALRPLGTDRLTLFGDCAADARENLKNSSWSAGAVVKLLPGLHLTARRFDTKTWSAGLSFSLGSAGVAAQSMSGRDEESGPTYYGLRLGGRRESIVARKNSCYYTQTLRGGIRYQKFRWFDDESRSLSGLLDDLQGVIDDPAVAGVALNLSGLAAGPEMVWELREKLKAVRQAEKHIIVFLERGGMTEYHLASIADCVVLDPEGMLQLPGYIMGRTFQKEMLEKLGLGFDEWRFFKYKSANESLSRDSMSDADREQRQALLDDRYAVVREDICSARRMTPAQFDALIDSTVVFNGSDALKHGLVDTLSRWIDADKIVAALEKGKKPFISGRKLAKQTMPRLEWGARPKMALVYAVGVCDLESGIKARKLEKIFTDLTKDRSIKAVILRVDSPGGDGLASDLVAEAMKKCSEKKPVIVTQGSVAASGGYWLSMYADTVVSAPFTVTGSIGVIGGWVWNKGLGDKLGLRTDHVQVGDHADLGFGIQLPLVGLEVPDRNLTADERTRMEQLIRSMYSGFVGKVAAGRALSADSVGQIAQGRVWSGLAAQKLGLVDVIGGMEEAIALAKEAAGIPAGREIDLIEYPRPALFEFSSFFSGVRAKTSPSSAENPEWEYLKTIAGHPGEPLPLLPPDYIIQ is encoded by the coding sequence ATGCGAAAACTGTTCATTTTGCTGATTCTGCTGTTGTTCCTGGTCATGCCGGCGGCTGCGCAATCCACCCTACCCCGCTATGATCAGCGCGCCGGTTTTCTGCTGGCCGCACCCAGCGCTTTCGATGATGGCCTGTTGGGGTTCGTCAATCCTGCAACCCTCGGTACTCTCACCCTGCCAGAACTTCGGCTCGGTTTCGGGACCGATGCCGGTGACTGGAACGCAAACCGCCACTGGGGCCTCTTGACCGGCGCCCGCAATGCCGGGTTCGGCTGGATTCGTCAGGGGGAGACGGATGAGTACCGCTTCTCCCTCGCCGGTGGGGATGAGGGCTTCTCGCTGGGGGTTGGCTATGGCTGGACCAAGGGGGCTCCGGTGAATCACACCCTGGTGACGATCGGTTCGCTGATCCGGCCTTCCCGCATGGTCTCCATCGGTCTCAGCGGCCTCTTTTCGCAAAACCACCCGGAGCGCGAAGGCCTTTTCGAACTCGCTCTCCGACCGCTGGGGACCGACCGTCTCACACTCTTCGGCGATTGTGCCGCCGACGCCAGGGAGAATCTGAAGAATTCCTCCTGGAGCGCCGGCGCCGTAGTTAAACTCCTGCCCGGCCTCCATCTCACCGCCCGCCGCTTTGACACGAAAACATGGAGCGCCGGCTTGTCCTTCAGCCTGGGTTCGGCCGGCGTCGCCGCCCAGAGCATGTCCGGCCGGGACGAGGAGTCCGGGCCTACCTACTACGGGCTCCGCCTTGGCGGAAGAAGGGAGAGCATCGTCGCGCGCAAGAATTCCTGCTATTATACCCAAACGCTGCGGGGCGGGATCCGCTACCAGAAATTCCGCTGGTTCGACGACGAATCCCGCTCGCTCAGCGGCCTGCTCGACGATCTCCAGGGCGTCATCGACGATCCCGCGGTCGCCGGCGTCGCGCTGAACCTCTCCGGCCTGGCGGCCGGACCGGAGATGGTCTGGGAACTCCGCGAAAAACTGAAAGCAGTACGGCAGGCGGAAAAGCATATTATCGTATTTCTCGAACGCGGCGGCATGACCGAGTATCACCTCGCCAGCATAGCCGACTGCGTCGTCCTTGATCCCGAGGGCATGCTGCAGCTGCCGGGCTATATCATGGGCCGGACCTTTCAGAAGGAGATGCTCGAGAAGCTGGGGCTGGGATTCGACGAATGGCGCTTCTTCAAGTACAAATCGGCGAATGAATCCCTCTCCCGCGACAGCATGTCGGATGCGGACCGCGAGCAGCGCCAAGCCCTGCTTGATGATCGCTACGCCGTAGTCCGCGAGGATATCTGCAGCGCGCGCCGCATGACCCCCGCGCAGTTTGACGCTTTGATTGACAGCACCGTGGTTTTTAATGGCAGCGATGCCCTCAAACACGGGCTGGTCGACACCCTCAGCCGCTGGATCGATGCCGACAAGATCGTGGCGGCGCTGGAAAAGGGCAAGAAGCCTTTTATTTCGGGAAGGAAGCTGGCGAAGCAGACGATGCCCCGACTGGAATGGGGCGCGCGGCCGAAAATGGCCCTGGTCTACGCTGTCGGCGTCTGCGATCTCGAGAGCGGCATCAAGGCGCGGAAACTTGAAAAGATCTTTACAGACCTCACCAAAGACCGAAGCATCAAGGCGGTAATCTTGCGCGTCGACTCGCCGGGCGGCGACGGTCTGGCCTCGGACCTGGTCGCCGAGGCGATGAAAAAATGCAGCGAGAAGAAACCGGTCATCGTCACGCAGGGCAGCGTCGCCGCTTCGGGCGGCTACTGGCTCTCGATGTACGCCGACACGGTCGTTTCCGCTCCCTTCACCGTTACCGGTTCTATCGGCGTCATCGGCGGCTGGGTCTGGAACAAGGGGCTGGGTGATAAACTTGGGCTCAGGACTGATCACGTGCAGGTGGGAGATCACGCGGATCTGGGATTTGGCATCCAGCTACCTCTGGTGGGCTTGGAGGTGCCGGATCGGAACCTCACCGCGGACGAGCGTACCCGGATGGAGCAGTTGATTCGGTCAATGTACAGCGGTTTTGTCGGTAAGGTCGCTGCGGGCCGTGCCCTGAGCGCCGATTCAGTGGGCCAGATCGCCCAGGGGAGGGTCTGGAGCGGGCTTGCTGCACAAAAGCTCGGCTTGGTGGATGTCATCGGCGGGATGGAAGAGGCGATCGCGCTGGCCAAAGAGGCAGCCGGGATCCCGGCCGGACGCGAGATTGACCTTATCGAGTATCCAAGACCCGCCCTGTTCGAATTCTCCTCTTTCTTTTCCGGTGTCCGGGCAAAGACGTCACCCTCATCTGCGGAGAATCCCGAATGGGAGTACCTCAAAACCATCGCCGGTCATCCGGGGGAGCCGCTGCCGCTGCTGCCGCCGGATTATATCATCCAGTGA
- a CDS encoding ThuA domain-containing protein, which yields MKNLLYFALLSFCCTPTAHFEPRQILIITGGHDFEHAAFFRMFDEFGDIIWKEKIHPLEQGVFSAGEQPFEVVLFYDMPDSISAAVQEELTQLLQRGTGVVFLHHALCANPGWPEYERMVGGKYLPAAVERAGRMLPASTYREDVEVKVEIADRRHPVTRGLGDFILHDEVYGGFITRPDIHPLLRTNHPESSPVIGWAHTYGRSRIVYLQPGHDHRAFEDPRFRRLLRNAIEWVSDTGSLDVNPG from the coding sequence ATGAAGAACCTCCTTTACTTTGCGCTCCTATCGTTTTGCTGCACGCCCACCGCCCACTTCGAACCGCGCCAAATTCTGATCATCACCGGCGGCCACGATTTCGAACACGCAGCTTTCTTCAGGATGTTCGATGAATTCGGTGACATCATCTGGAAGGAAAAAATCCATCCGCTCGAACAGGGGGTCTTTTCCGCCGGCGAGCAGCCCTTTGAGGTCGTGCTCTTTTATGATATGCCGGATTCCATCAGTGCTGCGGTGCAGGAGGAGTTGACGCAGCTGCTGCAGCGGGGGACCGGTGTGGTTTTCCTCCATCATGCGCTGTGCGCCAATCCCGGTTGGCCGGAGTATGAGAGGATGGTAGGGGGAAAATATCTGCCGGCGGCGGTGGAACGTGCGGGCCGGATGCTGCCTGCCTCCACCTATCGAGAGGATGTCGAGGTCAAAGTGGAGATCGCCGATCGCCGTCATCCGGTCACTCGGGGCCTCGGCGATTTCATCCTACATGATGAGGTCTATGGCGGATTCATCACCCGGCCAGATATTCATCCGCTGCTGCGCACCAATCATCCGGAGAGCAGTCCGGTTATCGGTTGGGCGCACACCTATGGCCGCTCCCGTATCGTTTATCTGCAGCCGGGCCATGATCATCGGGCCTTTGAAGATCCCCGGTTTCGCCGGCTGCTGCGCAACGCCATCGAGTGGGTCAGCGACACGGGGTCGCTGGATGTCAATCCCGGGTGA
- a CDS encoding ATP-binding protein codes for MSKAAAAFRLSPEDKELTRTVIDLENIRRVFYLSLLAIPTSASYLIFFFVKSAGETGVTYQWRHAIWICQAILLVSFVIINLVIYFFAYKPGKNSRLALVCIHFTAVILLLEGVALAAADQLVTDNITAYLITCLITGLVLLTPPRFALLYYLISFTVFYFAISLTQKNPAILISNQINGITAAALGLCLSIILWRGYLIRVRQSRVIEKQNSELKTALDQVHSQKEDVEQLSRIGRDITSSLSIENIIHTLYENVHTLMDASVFTIGLHHPAKGVLEFPATIEDNRTLEPFSVALSDETHLAVRCFNRHREIVINDCSAECGEDRGVLTSTLHGDPPLSLLYLPLWNKGKAIGVISAQSRVGHAYTDYHVNMLRNLAVYSAIALDNAEAYHRLAALLEELKATQEKLVTQSKLAALGALTAGIAHEIKNPLNFVNNFAQLSRNLVQELRDELSREPQDPSAIAEILTMLEQNAARIEEHGKRADSIVKSMLQHSRGRSDERQLTDINAMLAEDINLAYHGMRAQDNTFNLTIETDFDPEVGKINIVPQDVSRVFLNIITNGCYEVHRKKLKQNGDFRPTLTVKSRSRGDWIEIRIRDNGDGIPAAVREKLFTPFFTTKPPGKGTGLGLSISYDLIVHQHGGQLFFESEEGRFAEFIIRLPR; via the coding sequence TTGAGCAAAGCAGCAGCCGCTTTCCGGCTCTCACCTGAGGACAAGGAGCTCACCCGGACGGTCATCGACCTGGAGAACATCCGCCGCGTCTTTTACCTTTCCCTCCTGGCCATCCCTACCAGCGCCAGCTATTTAATTTTCTTTTTCGTCAAGTCGGCCGGCGAGACCGGCGTGACCTATCAGTGGCGGCATGCGATCTGGATCTGTCAAGCCATCCTGCTGGTCAGCTTTGTCATCATCAACCTCGTCATCTACTTCTTCGCCTACAAGCCCGGAAAAAACAGCCGGCTGGCGCTGGTTTGCATCCACTTCACCGCGGTGATCCTTCTGCTGGAGGGTGTGGCCCTGGCGGCGGCCGACCAACTGGTCACCGACAACATCACTGCTTACTTGATCACCTGTCTCATAACCGGCCTCGTCCTTTTGACGCCGCCGCGCTTTGCGCTGCTCTATTATCTCATCTCCTTCACGGTCTTTTATTTTGCCATCTCCCTGACCCAGAAAAATCCCGCAATCCTGATCTCCAACCAGATCAATGGCATCACCGCAGCCGCGCTCGGCCTCTGCCTTTCCATCATTCTGTGGCGCGGTTACCTCATCCGGGTTCGACAAAGCCGGGTGATCGAGAAGCAGAACAGTGAACTGAAAACCGCGCTCGATCAGGTCCATTCGCAAAAGGAGGATGTGGAGCAGCTCAGCCGGATCGGCCGGGACATCACCTCTTCGTTGTCGATCGAAAACATCATCCATACCCTTTACGAGAATGTCCATACCCTGATGGATGCCTCCGTTTTCACCATCGGGCTGCACCATCCCGCCAAGGGTGTGCTCGAATTCCCCGCCACCATTGAAGACAACCGGACGTTGGAGCCCTTCTCTGTGGCGCTGTCGGACGAAACGCATCTGGCGGTGCGCTGTTTCAACCGGCATCGGGAAATCGTCATCAACGACTGCAGCGCCGAATGCGGCGAAGATCGGGGCGTCCTTACCTCCACCCTGCACGGAGATCCCCCCCTCTCGCTCCTCTACCTTCCCCTCTGGAACAAGGGCAAGGCCATTGGCGTGATTTCAGCGCAAAGCCGCGTCGGCCATGCCTATACCGACTATCACGTCAATATGCTGCGCAACCTGGCCGTCTACAGCGCCATCGCCCTCGACAATGCCGAGGCCTATCACCGGCTTGCGGCCCTGCTCGAGGAGCTCAAGGCCACACAGGAAAAGCTCGTCACCCAATCCAAGCTCGCTGCCCTCGGCGCCCTCACCGCCGGCATTGCGCACGAGATCAAGAATCCCCTCAATTTCGTCAACAATTTCGCCCAGCTCTCCCGCAATCTGGTGCAGGAGTTGCGCGATGAGTTGAGCCGCGAGCCGCAAGACCCGTCGGCCATCGCTGAAATCCTCACCATGCTGGAGCAGAACGCCGCTAGGATCGAGGAGCACGGCAAGCGGGCCGATAGCATCGTCAAGAGCATGCTGCAACACTCCCGCGGCCGGTCGGACGAACGCCAGCTCACCGATATCAACGCCATGCTGGCCGAGGACATCAATCTGGCCTATCATGGCATGCGCGCTCAGGACAATACCTTCAACCTCACTATCGAGACCGATTTCGATCCTGAGGTCGGCAAAATCAACATCGTGCCCCAGGATGTCAGCCGCGTCTTTCTCAACATCATCACCAACGGCTGTTACGAGGTGCATCGCAAGAAGCTAAAACAGAACGGGGATTTCAGGCCCACCCTCACCGTGAAAAGCCGCAGCCGAGGCGACTGGATCGAGATCCGCATCCGCGACAATGGCGACGGGATACCCGCCGCGGTCCGGGAGAAGCTCTTCACCCCCTTTTTTACCACCAAGCCGCCTGGTAAGGGCACAGGCCTTGGACTGTCGATCAGCTACGATCTAATCGTGCATCAGCACGGCGGACAGCTCTTCTTCGAAAGCGAGGAAGGCCGGTTTGCGGAATTCATCATCCGCCTGCCCAGATAA
- a CDS encoding phosphatase PAP2 family protein, translated as MTRHATLWLLLISFLLVSPAAVEAKEAVQTAGDVLLVALPATAAGMTWYHHDCEGVMQLARVSSLTLGVTTALKYLINEKRPDGGKYGFPSGHASVTFCAAEFIRKRYGWRPGLPAYAAALFTAWSRVESRRHYTHDVLAGAALGAGSSYLFTRPAKGVHLQLGAGGRGYNIRLSCVW; from the coding sequence GTGACGCGACATGCCACCCTCTGGCTTCTACTGATCTCTTTTCTTCTGGTCAGTCCCGCGGCTGTAGAGGCCAAAGAGGCTGTACAGACGGCCGGTGATGTCCTGCTCGTCGCCCTGCCGGCCACAGCTGCCGGCATGACCTGGTACCATCACGATTGCGAGGGCGTGATGCAGTTGGCCCGGGTCTCCTCCCTGACACTCGGTGTCACCACCGCCCTCAAGTACCTCATCAACGAAAAAAGGCCCGACGGCGGCAAATACGGCTTCCCTTCCGGGCACGCCTCGGTCACCTTTTGCGCTGCCGAATTTATCCGCAAGCGTTATGGTTGGCGCCCCGGTCTGCCGGCTTATGCCGCAGCCCTCTTCACCGCTTGGAGCCGCGTCGAATCGCGCAGACATTACACCCATGACGTCCTCGCCGGTGCCGCCCTGGGCGCCGGCAGCAGTTATCTTTTCACCCGGCCCGCCAAGGGCGTCCACCTTCAGCTCGGTGCCGGCGGAAGAGGCTACAACATCCGGCTGAGCTGCGTCTGGTGA
- a CDS encoding choice-of-anchor D domain-containing protein: MEKTKGLCIRMIVLATMLAAPLIAREDGDAIDFTTGKAAAGRRPVALARQSVTAGNVLWDLTHGVYLDYQPERRYSMICDSLHGRGYSVVTTTNIASADLNAYKILVISLGSAWEGSYTEAERDKVVAFVRNGGGLLLMGDNPLHCPNGNLRRIAEAFGVTLGVSWQDEYSITGFSDHYLCGGLTRLHWQAWGDLGVTDPARAVIFGRYNHLAVAVAEAGAGRVVVAGDVNFCDNDYHLNYDNKLLTYNIFDWLAQSTREWTGGPFDFNDGTTQGWSHSKVFLYNGSAVKSNFAFGLSDEVNYPNAPGKDPLGDNKMSLGFSTPGGLGIDNSEWKLWAIAEYSPELAYSSAWQNAAGVSVKIAESMAGSGVVLTAMIHLVGYDQDALHYFQMPMERADTLIHDDPSDDLAEWNDLTFIWAGKAGLPTNYIIHKFMIVLLGTTSGEYLPGGLYIDEVEPIAPGGAPDIACNAAALSFGIVSVGQWPEKTIILSNTGTARLTVKAPRLTGPDAGEFHLAGDVPGFALRPGDSRPVTIRFAPLSAGSKKAELSFTSNDPDESPLIITLTGTGGGETGRLITFSVTTPVSTPAGDAIYLAGNFNAWDPGPAQAGTDGQQHDLLMTQTSDYHWQIVLPFAKNQTLEYKYTRGGWDKVEKGPGGEEISNRIQDAGDADLKITDVVGAWADVGSAVEDRTSGEVSAFRLEQNYPNPFNPATLIRYTLPAETEVTLEIFDALGQRVRSLVNQRQQAGNHTVWFNASGLASGLYVCRLQAGTWQANTKMLLIR; this comes from the coding sequence ATGGAAAAAACCAAGGGGTTATGCATTAGGATGATCGTTTTGGCCACGATGCTGGCGGCTCCGTTGATCGCACGGGAGGACGGGGATGCAATCGATTTCACCACTGGCAAAGCGGCGGCCGGAAGGAGGCCTGTTGCTCTAGCGCGCCAGTCGGTCACGGCCGGAAATGTTCTTTGGGACCTGACGCATGGAGTCTATCTGGACTATCAGCCGGAACGCCGATACAGCATGATCTGCGATTCTTTGCACGGTCGGGGCTATTCGGTAGTCACCACCACCAACATTGCATCCGCCGACCTTAACGCCTACAAAATCCTAGTCATCTCCTTGGGTTCAGCCTGGGAAGGCTCCTACACCGAAGCGGAGCGGGACAAGGTTGTTGCCTTTGTGCGAAACGGCGGCGGGCTGCTGCTCATGGGCGATAATCCCCTGCATTGTCCCAATGGCAATCTGAGGAGGATCGCTGAAGCATTTGGAGTGACCCTGGGTGTTTCATGGCAGGACGAGTATTCGATTACCGGTTTTTCGGACCACTACCTGTGCGGTGGGCTGACCAGACTTCACTGGCAGGCCTGGGGAGATCTCGGTGTGACCGACCCCGCCCGTGCCGTCATTTTCGGCCGCTACAACCATCTTGCAGTCGCGGTAGCCGAAGCCGGCGCCGGCCGGGTGGTAGTGGCCGGAGATGTCAATTTTTGTGATAACGACTATCATCTGAATTATGACAACAAGCTTCTCACCTATAATATCTTTGACTGGCTCGCCCAATCCACCCGCGAATGGACCGGTGGCCCATTCGATTTCAACGATGGCACGACGCAGGGATGGAGCCACAGCAAGGTTTTTCTCTATAATGGCAGCGCTGTTAAGTCCAATTTTGCCTTCGGACTGAGCGATGAAGTCAATTACCCCAACGCGCCCGGAAAGGATCCTTTGGGAGATAATAAAATGTCCCTGGGTTTCAGTACGCCGGGAGGTCTTGGCATAGACAATTCAGAATGGAAGCTATGGGCGATTGCGGAATATTCACCCGAGCTGGCCTACTCCAGCGCGTGGCAGAATGCGGCGGGTGTCAGCGTCAAGATCGCAGAGAGCATGGCGGGTTCCGGGGTTGTCCTGACCGCGATGATTCATCTGGTTGGCTACGATCAGGATGCGCTGCACTACTTCCAAATGCCAATGGAACGCGCCGATACCCTGATCCACGATGATCCTTCAGATGATCTCGCCGAGTGGAATGATCTGACTTTTATTTGGGCCGGCAAAGCGGGGCTGCCCACCAACTATATTATTCATAAGTTTATGATCGTTCTATTGGGAACAACTAGTGGAGAGTATCTGCCGGGCGGTCTTTATATCGATGAGGTGGAGCCGATCGCGCCTGGTGGGGCACCCGACATCGCCTGCAATGCCGCTGCCCTCAGCTTTGGCATCGTCAGCGTTGGGCAGTGGCCGGAGAAAACCATCATACTCTCCAACACCGGCACAGCGCGACTGACCGTCAAGGCTCCCCGTCTCACCGGCCCTGATGCTGGGGAATTTCACCTCGCCGGAGATGTACCCGGCTTCGCCCTGCGCCCGGGTGATTCCCGCCCGGTCACCATCCGGTTCGCCCCGCTGAGCGCGGGCTCGAAAAAAGCCGAGCTGAGTTTCACCAGCAACGATCCCGATGAAAGTCCTCTGATCATCACCCTGACAGGGACAGGTGGCGGGGAGACCGGTCGTCTGATCACCTTCAGCGTGACGACGCCGGTCAGCACGCCCGCCGGTGATGCGATCTACCTTGCCGGGAATTTCAATGCGTGGGACCCGGGTCCGGCACAGGCGGGCACCGACGGCCAGCAGCATGACCTGCTGATGACCCAGACCAGCGACTACCATTGGCAAATCGTTCTGCCCTTTGCTAAAAACCAGACTCTGGAGTATAAATACACCCGCGGCGGCTGGGACAAGGTCGAAAAGGGTCCGGGAGGTGAAGAGATCAGCAACCGCATCCAAGACGCGGGTGATGCCGATCTGAAAATCACCGATGTTGTCGGTGCCTGGGCGGATGTCGGCTCGGCGGTTGAAGATCGCACCAGCGGGGAGGTGAGCGCTTTCCGGCTTGAGCAGAACTATCCCAATCCCTTCAACCCGGCCACGCTGATCCGTTATACCCTGCCGGCGGAGACCGAGGTGACACTGGAGATTTTCGATGCCCTGGGGCAGCGGGTGCGAAGTCTGGTGAATCAAAGGCAGCAGGCCGGCAACCACACCGTATGGTTCAATGCTTCAGGTCTGGCCAGCGGCCTTTACGTTTGCCGGCTGCAGGCGGGCACCTGGCAGGCGAACACCAAAATGCTGCTGATCCGGTGA
- a CDS encoding beta-galactosidase — translation MVDGEPFLILGALCHNSTAWPAILPQVWTAMAELDVNTLEIPVYWEQFEPRPGQYTYDVIDTFITEAREHGLRLVLLWFAVWDVDITFGRFNRLARVICKSRRADTARVNSRLTASSTGIRPTGDWFSRVPLFLRVQLYTR, via the coding sequence TTGGTCGACGGCGAACCTTTTTTGATTCTTGGCGCCCTATGCCACAACTCCACTGCCTGGCCGGCTATCCTGCCGCAGGTCTGGACGGCGATGGCGGAGCTCGACGTCAACACCCTCGAAATTCCAGTCTATTGGGAGCAGTTTGAGCCTCGACCCGGCCAGTATACTTATGATGTCATTGACACTTTCATCACCGAGGCGCGCGAGCACGGTCTGAGACTCGTTCTGCTCTGGTTCGCCGTCTGGGATGTGGATATCACCTTCGGCCGTTTCAACCGGCTGGCCCGCGTCATCTGCAAGTCGAGGAGGGCCGATACCGCGAGGGTGAATTCAAGGCTGACCGCATCCTCAACGGGGATCAGACCGACTGGAGACTGGTTTTCTCGAGTCCCACTGTTTTTGCGCGTTCAGCTTTATACGCGATAG
- a CDS encoding SpoIIE family protein phosphatase: MTATILVVDDEPDLEQLILQRFRKQIREGIFTFRFAGNGEEALGLLAEDETIDLVLTDINMPGMDGLTLLTRIKEQEKPTLRSVIVSAYGDIDNIRIAMNRGAFDFIIKPIDFNDLEITINKSLNDLRLFKEAMQSRDQLLFIQHELEIATEIQTSILPKTFPPFPDRKEFDLYARMIPARQVGGDLYDFFLIDKSRVGLIIGDVSGKGIPAAMFMAVSKTLLKATALKGIPPDTCLESVNNILVDESLASMFVTVFYGIFDSRNGSFEYCNGGHTLPYLITREGRIQPLDNRGGIMLGCLKNRDYESNVISLAPGDTLFLYTDGITEATNTGEAMFGEQRVEESLQRHRGEAVQRLTEGVIGDVQAFAGAQEQSDDMTCVALRYFGR; this comes from the coding sequence ATGACTGCAACCATCCTGGTTGTGGATGACGAGCCTGATCTTGAGCAGCTCATCCTACAAAGATTCAGGAAGCAGATTCGCGAGGGCATCTTTACCTTCCGCTTCGCAGGCAACGGGGAGGAAGCCCTGGGCCTGCTGGCGGAGGATGAGACTATCGATCTGGTTCTGACCGACATTAACATGCCCGGGATGGATGGTCTGACCTTGCTGACCCGCATCAAGGAGCAGGAAAAGCCCACCCTGCGCTCGGTCATCGTCTCGGCCTACGGGGACATCGACAACATCCGCATCGCGATGAACCGCGGCGCCTTCGATTTCATCATCAAACCTATCGATTTCAACGACCTTGAGATCACGATCAACAAGTCGCTCAACGACCTGAGGCTGTTCAAGGAGGCGATGCAGTCGCGCGATCAGCTGCTGTTCATCCAGCACGAACTCGAAATCGCCACCGAGATCCAAACCTCGATCCTACCCAAGACCTTCCCCCCCTTTCCGGACCGCAAGGAGTTCGATCTCTACGCCCGCATGATCCCGGCGCGGCAGGTAGGCGGCGACCTCTACGATTTTTTCCTCATCGACAAATCCCGGGTTGGCCTCATCATCGGCGACGTCTCCGGCAAGGGCATCCCGGCAGCGATGTTCATGGCCGTCAGCAAGACCCTGCTCAAGGCCACCGCCCTGAAAGGGATTCCTCCGGACACCTGCCTGGAGAGCGTCAACAACATTCTCGTGGATGAGAGCCTGGCCTCGATGTTTGTCACGGTTTTTTACGGCATCTTTGACAGCCGCAATGGTTCTTTTGAATACTGCAACGGCGGCCACACCCTCCCCTATCTCATCACCCGGGAGGGCCGGATCCAGCCGCTCGACAATCGCGGCGGGATTATGCTGGGCTGCCTGAAAAACCGCGATTATGAATCCAATGTGATCTCACTGGCGCCGGGAGATACCCTCTTTCTCTACACCGACGGCATCACCGAGGCGACCAACACCGGAGAGGCGATGTTCGGCGAGCAACGGGTTGAAGAATCCCTGCAGCGCCATCGGGGAGAAGCCGTGCAGCGGCTGACGGAGGGAGTGATCGGGGATGTGCAGGCTTTCGCCGGGGCGCAGGAGCAGTCGGACGACATGACCTGCGTGGCGCTGCGCTATTTCGGCAGATAA
- a CDS encoding amino acid racemase produces the protein MRQRAVVWFYPLLILGLLIGCAPVLKTGRGGAVLPRPTVILGIFGGMGPEATANLYQLVVERTPATRDQEHIPTLIYSLPQVPDRTTAILSGDPSILPFLKEGVTRLEKAGASYIAIPCNTVHYYYDQMQGSVKIPIIHMIRETAEEVKTRYPQAKKVGLLATSGTISTGLYEKEFAARGIEVVVPTKNILENYVMKAVYLIKAHGDKQQAEEWLCLAGKELEHDGAEVVVLGCTEIPLAFNPKRSGVPVVSATRVLADRAIARYQEFLRMEIK, from the coding sequence ATGCGTCAACGTGCAGTCGTCTGGTTCTATCCCCTTCTTATCCTTGGCTTGCTGATCGGCTGCGCCCCGGTTTTGAAAACGGGGCGGGGAGGGGCGGTCTTACCGCGGCCAACGGTCATCCTCGGCATCTTCGGGGGCATGGGACCGGAGGCCACGGCGAACCTCTATCAGCTTGTTGTCGAACGCACCCCGGCAACCAGAGACCAGGAGCATATCCCCACCCTGATCTACAGCCTACCACAGGTGCCGGACCGCACCACCGCCATCCTCAGCGGTGATCCTTCGATCCTCCCCTTCCTCAAGGAAGGCGTGACCCGGCTGGAAAAAGCGGGCGCTTCCTATATCGCGATTCCCTGCAACACCGTTCACTACTATTACGATCAGATGCAGGGATCTGTCAAAATTCCCATCATCCATATGATCCGAGAGACGGCAGAGGAGGTGAAGACGCGATATCCGCAGGCGAAAAAGGTCGGGCTGCTGGCGACCTCGGGTACTATTTCGACTGGCCTCTATGAGAAAGAGTTCGCCGCGCGGGGCATCGAGGTCGTGGTGCCAACGAAAAATATCCTGGAGAACTATGTCATGAAGGCCGTCTACCTGATCAAGGCGCACGGCGACAAACAGCAGGCCGAGGAGTGGCTCTGCCTCGCCGGCAAGGAGCTGGAGCATGACGGCGCGGAGGTGGTGGTGCTGGGGTGCACCGAGATCCCGCTGGCCTTCAATCCCAAACGCTCCGGCGTGCCGGTGGTGAGCGCCACCCGGGTCCTGGCAGACCGGGCCATCGCGCGTTATCAGGAGTTCCTGAGGATGGAGATAAAGTAG